Proteins co-encoded in one Bacillus spongiae genomic window:
- a CDS encoding LysM peptidoglycan-binding domain-containing protein: MQIHVVQGGQSLYGISQAYGVSYQTIAQANELSDPSRLVIGQALVIPIVGRFHWVQSGQSLDIIARMYGISVNELAQINGLQLTSPLQVGLRLYIPPQPKPTIDALIYVEPRDPVSQTMINDVTNTVDSLTFLAMFSYRANRNGSLDAPPIANIPEIAASSGVINTLVVSNLEEFQFSADLANALFNDESAQNQLFRNLIQIANEVGYKDIHFDFELLNPEDRELYNNFLRKARDQFKAAGLMISTAIGPKTNNATTGIFGAHDYVAQGNILDFTALMTYEWGYMQSAPQAISPIGPVRDVLEYATSVMPPSKIFMGQNLYGYDWSAPFPPEGGAPAKAVSPQRAVEIAIERNAQIEYDYQAQAPFFRYFDDGGALHEVWFEDARSIQAKFNLIKQTGVRGIMYWKLGLSFPQNWLLLTDNFNIRKRA, encoded by the coding sequence TTGCAAATTCATGTTGTTCAAGGCGGACAAAGTTTGTATGGCATTTCTCAAGCTTACGGTGTTTCCTATCAAACCATCGCACAAGCAAATGAACTTTCTGATCCTTCACGTCTTGTCATAGGGCAAGCTCTCGTCATTCCTATTGTCGGTCGTTTTCATTGGGTTCAATCAGGTCAATCATTAGACATCATTGCACGTATGTATGGTATATCGGTAAATGAACTTGCTCAAATAAACGGGTTACAACTTACTTCCCCTCTTCAAGTGGGGCTTCGTCTTTATATTCCACCACAACCAAAACCAACGATTGATGCATTGATTTATGTCGAACCTAGAGACCCTGTAAGTCAAACGATGATTAATGATGTTACGAATACCGTTGATTCTCTTACGTTTCTCGCCATGTTCAGCTATCGTGCGAATCGCAATGGATCGCTTGATGCGCCACCGATTGCTAACATCCCGGAAATTGCTGCATCAAGTGGCGTTATTAACACGCTTGTTGTGAGTAATCTAGAAGAATTTCAGTTTAGTGCGGATCTAGCTAATGCTTTGTTTAACGATGAATCTGCTCAAAACCAGTTATTTAGGAACCTCATTCAGATTGCAAATGAAGTTGGTTATAAAGATATTCATTTTGACTTTGAATTATTAAATCCAGAGGATCGTGAGTTATATAATAACTTCCTTCGTAAGGCTAGAGATCAGTTTAAGGCTGCCGGACTGATGATATCCACAGCGATTGGGCCAAAAACAAATAATGCAACAACCGGTATATTTGGCGCGCATGATTATGTGGCTCAAGGAAATATCCTTGATTTTACGGCACTCATGACATATGAATGGGGGTACATGCAAAGTGCTCCGCAAGCGATTAGTCCTATCGGTCCTGTACGAGACGTTCTCGAATATGCGACAAGTGTAATGCCCCCATCTAAAATTTTTATGGGACAGAATTTATACGGATATGATTGGAGTGCTCCGTTTCCACCTGAGGGAGGGGCTCCAGCCAAAGCAGTAAGTCCTCAACGAGCGGTAGAAATTGCCATCGAAAGGAATGCTCAAATCGAATATGATTATCAGGCACAAGCACCGTTTTTCCGATATTTTGATGACGGAGGAGCCCTACATGAAGTATGGTTTGAAGATGCTAGAAGCATCCAAGCGAAGTTTAATTTAATTAAACAAACTGGAGTTCGTGGAATTATGTATTGGAAATTAGGTCTATCCTTCCCGCAAAATTGGCTTTTATTAACTGATAATTTTAATATTAGAAAAAGGGCTTAA